A stretch of Ipomoea triloba cultivar NCNSP0323 chromosome 13, ASM357664v1 DNA encodes these proteins:
- the LOC116001980 gene encoding uncharacterized protein LOC116001980, translating into MERSEPALVPEWLRSTGSITGGGSSGHHFHSDISSTTRNRSSRSINDKDSPRSQFLDRSSSSNSRRSLSSNSSKHPYSSFTRSHRDKNHDREKERSANLELWESNSPDPFGSLLTSRVEKNSLRRSQSLVSRKPGELVPRRTEDTKNGMNNIQNNANGVLSGGSNLNGDQKVSFEKDFPSLGTEEKPVGRVSSPGLTSAIQSLPIGNTALLGGEKWTSALAEVPAIIGSNGVGNSSSQQTGSVILSPGTSGASTGLNMAEALSQGPARARATSQVPDKTQRLEELAVKQSRQLIPVTPTMPKALVSSSSDKLKQTKSAVRASEMVVAAKSIQLQPYSSQLTSQPRGRARSDTPNTSHVGKFLVLRPVATSVPKDAPSLTNTAGGKVANEPPSVSPLSPLTNSSTPKVSALEGKAAALTLNPRPTTEKKLSMAQAQSRSDFFNLMRKKTSTKTTVLPVSGAVLSPSNLVGDSNKEGVSNSPLSSVVEDGQITSNGDPHGTHDKAQQCSDGGELCINGMIDPDEEAAFLRSLGWDENAGEDEGLTEEEINAFYQEYMKLKPTLKIYKGAHAHMQSEFYGKSGAAATESSASELEA; encoded by the exons ATGGAAAGGAGTGAACCTGCATTAGTTCCTGAATGGTTGAGAAGTACTGGAAGTATAACTGGTGGTGGAAGTTCAGGCCACCACTTTCATTCGG ATATATCCTCAACCACACGAAATAGATCTTCTAGGAGCATAAATGACAAGGATAGCCCACGCTCTCAGTTCCTGGACCGAAGTTCATCATCAAATTCTAGACGAAGTTTAAGCAGTAATAGTTCTAAGCATCCATACAGTAGTTTCACTCGAAGCCATCGTGATAAAAACCATGACAGAGAGAAGGAAAGGTCAGCTAATTTGGAGCTGTGGGAATCTAACTCACCTGATCCTTTTGGGAGCTTACTAACCAGTAGGGTTGAGAAGAATAGTTTGAGGCGTTCTCAATCACTTGTTTCCAGGAAACCTGGTGAGTTGGTGCCTCGAAGAACTGAAGACACAAAAAATGGCATGAACAACATTCAGAATAATGCCAACGGTGTGCTTTCTGGAGGCAGTAATCTGAATGGAGATCAGAAGGTTTCCTTTGAAAAGGACTTTCCCTCTCTTGGAACTGAAGAGAAGCCAGTGGGCAGAGTTTCTTCTCCAGGGTTGACCTCTGCTATTCAGAGTTTGCCAATTGGCAATACAGCTTTGCTTGGTGGTGAGAAATGGACCTCGGCATTGGCTGAAGTTCCTGCTATAATTGGCAGCAATGGTGTGGGGAATTCATCTTCTCAGCAAACTGGTTCTGTAATCCTTTCACCTGGAACTTCAGGTGCAAGTACTGGTCTTAACATGGCTGAGGCTTTGTCACAAGGTCCAGCACGAGCTCGTGCCACGTCCCAG GTACCTGATAAAACACAGAGGCTTGAGGAATTGGCTGTGAAGCAGTCCAGACAATTGATACCTGTGACTCCCACAATGCCAAAAGCCCTG GTATCCAGTTCTTCTGATAAACTGAAGCAAACAAAATCAGCTGTTAGAGCAAGTGAGATGGTTGTAGCTGCTAAAAGCATTCAACTACAACCTTATTCATCTCAACTTACTAGTCAGCCCCGTGGACGAGCTAGATCTGACACTCCAAATACATCTCATGTCGGGAAATTTCTGGTTCTGAGGCCTGTTGCTACATCTGTTCCAAAGGATGCACCTAGCCTGACTAATACTGCTGGTGGAAAAGTTGCAAATGAGCCACCTTCAGTTTCTCCACTGTCTCCTTTGACAAACTCAAGCACGCCAAAGGTGTCTGCACTTGAGGGAAAAGCTGCTGCCTTGACACTGAATCCAAGACCTACTACTGAAAAGAAATTATCCATGGCCCAAGCCCAAAGTAGGagtgatttttttaatctcaTGAGAAAGAAGACTTCCACAAAAACCACTGTACTTCCAGTTTCTGGAGCAGTGTTATCTCCTTCCAATTTGGTGGGTGATTCAAATAAAGAAGGGGTTAGCAATTCTCCTCTAAGTTCTGTTGTTGAGGATGGTCAGATTACCAGCAATGGTGACCCTCATGGGACTCATGACAAGGCTCAGCAGTGTTCTGATGGAGGTGAGCTGTGTATTAATGGAATGATTGATCCTGATGAAGAAGCAGCCTTCTTACGTTCACTTGGCTGGGATGAAAATGCTGGGGAGGATGAAGGCTTAACAGAGGAGGAGATAAATGCTTTTTATCAGGAG TACATGAAATTGAAGCCAACATTGAAAATTTACAAAGGAGCCCATGCACATATGCAGTCTGAGTTTTATGGTAAATCTGGAGCTGCAGCAACTGAGTCAAGTGCTTCTGAATTGGAAGCTTAA